The following is a genomic window from Plasmodium yoelii strain 17X genome assembly, chromosome: 12.
tattttaaaatattttatagatgaAGGAAAAAATCAAGCATGGAAAAAATGCCCTATATGTTTTGAAAtaattaatgaaaatgatttaAGATGTGTTAAATTTCaatatgttaaaaaatatgatataaatgataaGATAAGTATgtgtttattatttacacataataaaaaaattgatataaaatgtgaaaaattatattttaataaaaattttaaagttactaataataattttattaaaaataaaaaaaatatggattttAAAGATATTGTAAATTTAGATACAACAATTCAAAATTTGTATTCTTTTAGTCAAAATAATTCAGAAAAAAtactaaaattaaatttaaatttaggagtacaattttgtaaaatttattatttatataacccTCTTTCTCTATTGttaaaagatttaaaaattttatattttattcgtgaaaataataaaaataaattttttatatccgATCAAGATATTATACAAAAAGCTATAACCAATATCAAATTCAGGATAGCAGAATATATGAGTATACCAATTGAAAAGTTGGATTCAAatcttttatatattgaCGAAGGAACAGAATTGGACTTGGAAAATTTGGCTGATTCTTTTTACTTATACAATAATTTGGCACAAGAAGTTTATGTAATTAtcctatttttatttatccacTATATATCCAAATGCCTTTTTTACTCtcaatatgtatatatatgcatatatattcgtcttgtatttttttttcactttgcAGGATAGTAtagaacaaattaaaaaagagaTGATAATTGATTCTCTCGGAATGCCAACGAAAAAAGGTGTATCTTCAGATCGAAGAGAGAGTACTGattcagaaaaaaataataatgaaaatggttagaataaataagaaaataaatatatgtgttcattttcatataatatgtgtattataaattattatgttcgataatcttttatatttttaattttcaaaatcacttgttaatatataattcgttaattttataatattttttttttttcattttgttatttgcagaaatatatttctatcAAAGTATCGATGGACAATGTATATTCCTCGATCCTTTCGTTTTAAagtttgttttaaaaaaaaacaatatatcaGACACCCATACAagtatttttctatattcaaaaaatattgtataaaatatattacgcTTGCACTTTAATAGGTTAATTCtttttgaatataataatgacatGGATAAAATTCCCAAATTTTTGTATAACAAgcatattacatatattgaATCCTTTGAGCTAACTGAAAAAACTaagaaaaagtaaaatatatcaCAATTAATgatcatataataaataaatcactatatatgtatgtgtatatttaaataagtAGGTATCTTATATGCATGAttattcgttttttttttttaatttctatAATAGATACACATTTTTATCATGCTTACCTCTTGGGATAAATGTTTCATTTGCCACACTAAATATTGGTAAAATTATATTCCCCTTGTTTaactatataataatgtagaATTTGTGCATGTATATCCACACATTGCTcagaatatatatacacacatacttatctattattcatttttctCAGATGATGTTATATCTAAAAGAACCCAAACTCACTTTGCGGTATTTATAGAccattcatttattttcatttattttcatttattttcatcatcgctacctttttcatcttttctTTTACCTTATTTTTACGAATTATAGAAGGAAATATCAGAGCGAAATAAAAagaattataacattttaagtaaaaaaaagaaggAGGAAAAACTGTTTCAAGCCTTAGCGGTAATAAATCATAAACCATTTtgtgttaataatatatgtgtatacatGTTTCATATGTATGTAATGTATACATGTTTATAATCCATTTTGTATGTAACAGAATGAGGAAATTGCTCGAAAGGAAAAACGTTACTGGGACCTCCCAACtaatacaataaatataaacatcccCGAAAAAATTGGAAGTTCTAATAAATTaaggtatatatatatatatatatacatttatataaaattcaatttttgggttttattttaatatgtatataaatatatgtatgatCAATTTTcgttgtatttattttaaggCTATCAAATCAAATAGgaggaaatatatattctcaaacagaaatatatgaagatgaaatattaaaatatgaagACTTCATGCCATCAGaagaattatattatataaattcaaataGTCTAGATTATGATCAATATGAAAATCAATTTTTTGATGCAatggaattaaaaaaaaaaaaaatgaataataattttggtgacaaaaaaaagaaaaagaaaaatgatATCGAAAATTATAAGAAAAGTAAATGTGACAACAAAAACATTGCTAATAAATCTGCTGCTGCCACAAAACAACAATCCTTAGATGACGATGATCAAGTTTATCAAATATCCAAAAGTTTTCTTGATGTTGCTAAATCTAATTGCAATACTAAAATtgatattaatgaaaaaaaggaAGATAATATATCTATTGGTAGTGGTACACTTAGTATTAATTTGATGGATTGTATTAAAATCAAAacaactaaaaaaaaaaaaccagaaaataaaaactaaatgaatatatttcattattttaatagTTAAAAATGCAACTTTGCATATTCAGGctgtatttatttatatatatttttgttttagtATTACAAATGTTTGCATTGCGCAATtacttttcttttattttatatacttacatatatataatatttccaTAGACTGTCTTTTAGTGTCGTTTTTTGTTTACatttatcatattaaatatatatatatatgtaacacacacattttttatttaatatctCCTTTTATTCTTAATAATATACTATGTTTCGAATTACATTGTATTCTTTATTTACCTTATTAtgtgaaatattttttttttctgtttaTTCTTAAGTACACACAATATATTaatctttattattactagATAATAGGAgattgtatttattttaagtaagcataatatttaattgttttgaatattaatttttttatttgttaaaaatattcattatatGCTTACTATCGTTTTTTCCATtgttcttttaattttttgatttttaaatacatttgtcaattttcacttttttattttgctaaaatttttatttaaaaaaaaattgaataaaaaataagtatatagCATATTGACTTTTATGAGATAACTTATGTCTAGTTtgaaatatacataatttatttgttaatacatataaataagagGGAACAAATTATCCTTAATCTCTTTACAATATTTATTCAAAGCCTATATAGGTAAACCCTATTATACGTGATAATATATTCTTtagtatattttaaaattaaaaacttTAAAATAGGAATtatactaaaaaataaatgtcgTTCATCAAAAGAgttgataattataaatggaatatccaaaaaaaaacatttactTTCCGAATATAAATGGCAAGAAAGCgtatacaaaattaattaaaaaaaatgaaaattgcATGATTTAGCGCAATtacaaaatagtaaaaatgaaatttattgaattgaattaaaaaatatatttcataatttcATAATTTCACAATTTCATGATTTCACAATTTCATAAATTTgtagaaaaatatgaaatatgtatatcgaaaaaattaagcatatatgtgtatattcatcgtatatatttataaacatATCCTTCCATAGAATAacatgttatattttataaatacgggtgcataaatttaattggatttttctttatcttttaagtattttttttccaaaaatGCTTGTTTGGATGCTTCTAATTTATCCTTTAGTTGTATGTAGAACATTATGTTGTTATTGTCTACACCTTTAGAATATGATTTTTCttcaattatttttgaaAGTATAGCTATTTTATCATCAAGaagtttaattttttcatcattcgaaaatgaagaatataaaatatgagcTCTTTGTTTATGTGGAATATCTCCCTGATTATCATCagaattattttgttcaaaTTGATCTTCATCTTCTTCTAAAAAATTGAATGATTCTTCTAACAgtgttttataaatattgtctgccttataaattttatcattattattatttttatcttttacaTCATATCCTAAATCTTTATATAAATCACTAGTGGATATATTTCGATTGAAAAGGGGATTTTCATCATCACAGTAATTAATATCACTACTAACTGTAGCATTAGTAgaattactattattattaccagTATCagtttgatatattttttttttgaaatcttcagaatttatatataaactttttttttgtaatttggCTAgccaatatatattttttttttttatattcgaTTGCCTTCTAAAAAGAATAGATTGAGTAAGTTTTTTTTCTAATGATAAGCGATCTTTTAATATagcttttctttttttatcttcTAATATACGATTTCTGATTATttctcttcttttttttttatcttctttAGTTtgcaataataattttaattgtttAATTCTTTCTTCATTAGTAATTTCACTTAACTTGTGTAAATATTGAgctctatatatttttcttaaatcTCTCATTTGTCTTTCCCACATATATAATTCACATTGATATGGAGTTATTccattatacattttattgtACATTTGTTGGTATACACTTTcatttgataataaaaattctaATCTTCTATCCAGTATTTCTTTTCTTACATTTGGAGGTTTTATAatttctaatattttttcattatatccAACTTTTGCTCTTGGTATTATACGTGGCATTCCTAGTTCACAAAATAatctttctttttcttttaatctTACTAATCTTTTTACAGGATTACTAAAAGGCCCTATTTTTCTTTGTggtttttctcttaattgtGCTCTTTTGAATTTTCCGAACACTCTCATAAAACGAGAGGCATATAATACCCTTTGAAAATTATTTGCAtaactcattttttttgttattttttaaatttattgttTAAAAGTTGAAATgctattatatatgcatctTGTTCCTATTGATTAGTGTTTCCTTTTACACCATATaatccatatatatattaagagAGTAGTAATGTTTGAATTTCGTTTTTtaggatatatatatatatgaaaaatatttagcTTTGGCTTGAAATGCTTTACGAATTTCACATTATTATATCATGATTTTATACATAGTTTTATAATATCCAAATAAAATAGTACATTCCAATAATTTAGGTGAATTATATTGGAAAGAAGTTTAATATGCATagttatttttctttttttttaattattttattttctacaCTATGATGTATTTTTCCTGTGATATAAAATTCGACACCTTTGACCAAAAATTAATTTACCAACCCTGtttacattatatttatgaaattttcgaataatcaaaatttttcatttaattctatgtatccatttttttgtttagcAGTTGTGCtgttgtttttatttattttttgaccGTGTGCTCCATTTTATTGGATATAtctatacatatgtatatgttcGTTGTAATAATAACCATGTAAATAaacatatgtatgtatatatatatatatatatacatacatttgTGATTGGATATTCTTGTATGCATACATTTATgcttaaaaatgtatattcaGATATATACACTAGCATATGCATACAAAGAAAGAAAATGCTAAACCACGAATAAACATCAAGCAAAAGGAAAATTGTCAAActttactatatatatttactttgttaatttacataaataataatttatttttcataattttttttggttATTTTATAGAAGAATGGTGGtagtatataaatttattacaaCTGTTAagtcttttttttcttgtttttcttttttacattgtttttattaggaaaatatttatctatcgtttcatatatatactaaaagTTTCATGCACCAACGTACagcattaaaaaaaaaacaaattataataaaataactaatgaataaaataataaaacaaatataatatatttatactgCACACAAAATTATGACATATTAAACTGCACTATAtctcaaaatatttttatttatttttatttttttaaacataaaaattattatggtagtttaaaaggaaataactttttttttacattttatattttgaaggTTGTCTAGTTAATgcatttttcaaaatattaacTTAAAAATCGTTCGAACAAAATAAGTCTCTCTGTTATTTTTcgtatatgtttttttttcgctctctatttttaataattaaataaaagaatatatGCTTACGTAAAAATAATCATTACGTTATGCTAATACACAGAAGATAAGCATTGTTTTTtcatacatataaaattgatatttatcgatataaaaaattttagtgtatcatataattttgaaatatatagaatatttCGATAGTGATCAAATTATTTACTCTGTAATTTTACTATTCGGGAAAAAGTGAAACCGCACCACAAAggaagaataataaaatacataataaaaGACCAACCAAACATATATagacataaataataaatataaataatgtatataaataatatatataaataatatatattatttatatgcattccacccaatatatatttctatattcaacaaaattaattacacacatatatacttttaaacaatgaaaaagatattagttttttttgttatttgtttttttaaaatatggaGAGAAACTGCTGAATGTTCTAAATAcccaaaaagaaaaaaacatgGAAATGCTATgaaagaaaattatttaaaagacgaacatttaaataattacagCTTCATGATGGTTAAGCCAAATGACGAAAAGGTTATGAATGACAATGCAAAGAATATCAATGCGAATAACAATCTGAATAacaatatgaataataatgtgaataataatgacaataataataatcgtgacaataataataataataacgacaataataataataacgacaataataataatgacaataataataacgacaataataataataacgacaataataataatcgtaatgataacaataataacaataataataatgaagaaaaaaaaaatgatgtcCCAcccgaaaaaaaaattaataaagaaaatttatTAGAATATGGAACACATGACAAAAATGGGCATTTCATTCCTTCTTACAAAACATTAACAGATGAAATATTATCGACAAGCAATGCattggtattttttttatattatacatttatatatgttaaatGATTTCTTTATTCATTcatattacatatttattataattatttttttttctacattACAGGAACGAGCTTCAAATTACCTAAAAATTACATGTTCTCATCTCATGAAAATTCTCGAATTTATTCCAGACTCTAAGATATCAACacaatatataaaagttgataataaaaatgtttactTAAAAGATATTAATACTGAATGTCaggatattttttttagtttagAAAAATTAACTATGACCACAATTGTTCTTAATTCAAAAATCAATAAGTTGGTATATGTTCAGGATTCTTAAAAATCCTAAAAATGTGGGCATAAATCGGAGAGCAAAGAAAGAAACGCAAATAAAAGGAAAACATACATAATGGAAAACCGAAGAAAATTAAAtagaaaaacaaattaaatattttatatagttttcaaaatttttcatGATATAACATCCATCCGTCTTATAAATCGTTTTTATTGTTTGTAATcctataaaataaataaatatatatatatatatatatatatatattatgtaggtattatcatatttgtttttttttcatttcatgtatatgatatatataaaaaatgaatacagGTATTATGTATGCACATGAACAATAAAGCTTTTTgaataactttttttattcatattttattatgatttatatttattttttgtatatattactcttatttttgtcttttttttcgaAAAAGTAATATCATTTGTATTTGTTGTTTTatcgttttttttgttttatgttttgtgatttaagaaatattatttatttttatattttttacttttcattcgtttttttttgtgaagGTTTTAAGTAAATATATAGCATTTGAGAttacaattttaaaaaatgcgGAAATATGacctttaaaaaatatatacatattatgcatatatatatgcatatatttttgtattcatgattttaaaaaatgtgtatatgtATTGGTTTTaaactttttatatttacattaaaaaaaaaattaatttgtaaaaaaaatatatttgaaagaataataaaaattttcataCTTGAAGGGTTTTCTATAAATACATAGATATGCATAAGAATTAGCATATTCCCAAAACATACTCGCATATTTATATGCCACTGAATATGTATGATGTTGGAAAACATTTACTAATGTGCCAATTTGTGTGTGCATTTTCATACTTGAACAATGTATTATTCCCATATAATgtaattttacaaaaaaataaaaaattaattaaaattatggaAATATTAAAACTATAATATAAGCATTGtaaaaatagataaatatatacaataactTTTGATTTATGATAAACTATACATATGTATGAgggtttttattttttctttgaATGTGGTATAGCAGCCCCATAAAGATTTGGAATAGATACAAGAAAATGTAAACCTGGTTCTAAATCACCAAATCCTGTTGTTCCACCTGAATACAACCTTCTATCATATGGATGGTAGCCCAATaattcttcttcttcttgtAACTGAAATTTTGCTTCTTCAATATATGGAGCTAAATATGGTATATATGGGTCATAGTTTTGCTCTGATGGATGTAAGTATAGTCTTAGGAAATTTATGTGTGTGCCTCTTAACATTCTTCtatatctttttatttttatatcttttggTAATAAAGATATGGCTCTTTCGATTACTGGATCTTTATCACTGTACATGTCATCGTACATTAAACCTAATTAAAGAagcaaaaattattaaatcatCAATTGTTAAATGGCAAATGACAATATTTGGATACGAGCGCCACAATTGAAGTACTAATACACAATAGACAATAATAATGGATAtaaaataactttattttacatataaCTAAATAATTAGTTCTCATTTTTATCGAAAAATTacaattcattttatttcagTATATCTTtgttatgataataaatgcttattctttaaaaaacaaacaaaaacATACACAAAGGTCGGGAACATAAAACGATATTTTTcctatgcatatatttatcacatttttttgtattaccATGTTCTCTCAAAAATTTGGTCGTTGCACAATATTGCCATCTTTCAAAGGGTCCTCGGATAAACTTAAAATAATAAGGGAAAAATGCATTTTTGAAAGCTTCAGTTAGTCTATTTGTTTTTCTCTTTGTTGGTTCATATTCTAATTTCTTAATATCTTTTGAGCCTGcttttataatgtatttacAAATTTCTTTATGTaatgacattttttttattaatacctatatttcatttactttaattcattatatgACATTTgctatatttcatatatatgcacatatataaatacacaGTTACAAAATATAGTAGTTACAAAATATAGCAGTtactaaaattatattttatgttaataaattatcttctaattgttataaataaagcatagtaatatttttataaattattacgTAATGTCCATTCagcaaataatttatttccccaattatttaaatcatgactaatttatatataatataatttaactAAAATAATTAGtcaaaataaatgtataataatgtacaaaaatgtaaaataaatgtataaaataaacacataaataatataaataagtgtatatatataaatggaaaaatattatgtattGTGTAATACATACGttccaaaaaaattattatattaaaaaattcacGAAATTGtgttaacatatatttaaaaaaaaaaaaaaaaaaaaaaagtggcAAATAAGAATGAAAGTATCAGCAGATTGtataatcatatatattatcatgtATTTATAGTAcataaatgtaaaaaaaaagaaaaagataaaatgtCAATAATTTTAAGTACTAacaaaaaacatttaaaatttatacacaaattaattataatattttgtaatggaaaatatttgtttttttccttttcatTCCGCAATAAAATTTATGCAATAATTAAACGAACTGGCAATATTCTATACTTGTATGTTTTCATATGGCATAGcaactttt
Proteins encoded in this region:
- a CDS encoding RING zinc finger protein, putative — translated: MIHNFEINKTDNSSNNNPSYIENNINDNLEKDIEGSNKNKSKKTTNEKGKNANNKKGISLNYIVNYNRYEPKISILKKSICISTAKNIKNKRNNNQTSSNISNNNNNKKKQYINCNFRYYVLEKKYLTNSLDGDNIEWKHIEKVDYIIYDDTNLACPICLENNIISPRITKCRHIFCFLCILKYFIDEGKNQAWKKCPICFEIINENDLRCVKFQYVKKYDINDKISMCLLFTHNKKIDIKCEKLYFNKNFKVTNNNFIKNKKNMDFKDIVNLDTTIQNLYSFSQNNSEKILKLNLNLGVQFCKIYYLYNPLSLLLKDLKILYFIRENNKNKFFISDQDIIQKAITNIKFRIAEYMSIPIEKLDSNLLYIDEGTELDLENLADSFYLYNNLAQEVYDSIEQIKKEMIIDSLGMPTKKGVSSDRRESTDSEKNNNENEIYFYQSIDGQCIFLDPFVLKLILFEYNNDMDKIPKFLYNKHITYIESFELTEKTKKKYTFLSCLPLGINVSFATLNIDDVISKRTQTHFAKEISERNKKNYNILSKKKKEEKLFQALANEEIARKEKRYWDLPTNTININIPEKIGSSNKLRLSNQIGGNIYSQTEIYEDEILKYEDFMPSEELYYINSNSLDYDQYENQFFDAMELKKKKMNNNFGDKKKKKKNDIENYKKSKCDNKNIANKSAAATKQQSLDDDDQVYQISKSFLDVAKSNCNTKIDINEKKEDNISIGSGTLSINLMDCIKIKTTKKKKPENKN
- a CDS encoding rhoptry associated adhesin, putative; translated protein: MKKILVFFVICFFKIWRETAECSKYPKRKKHGNAMKENYLKDEHLNNYSFMMVKPNDEKVMNDNAKNINANNNLNNNMNNNVNNNDNNNNRDNNNNNNDNNNNNDNNNNDNNNNDNNNNNDNNNNRNDNNNNNNNNEEKKNDVPPEKKINKENLLEYGTHDKNGHFIPSYKTLTDEILSTSNALERASNYLKITCSHLMKILEFIPDSKISTQYIKVDNKNVYLKDINTECQDIFFSLEKLTMTTIVLNSKINKLVYVQDS
- a CDS encoding cytochrome b-c1 complex subunit 7, putative — its product is MSLHKEICKYIIKAGSKDIKKLEYEPTKRKTNRLTEAFKNAFFPYYFKFIRGPFERWQYCATTKFLREHGLMYDDMYSDKDPVIERAISLLPKDIKIKRYRRMLRGTHINFLRLYLHPSEQNYDPYIPYLAPYIEEAKFQLQEEEELLGYHPYDRRLYSGGTTGFGDLEPGLHFLVSIPNLYGAAIPHSKKK